One window of Caldisericum exile AZM16c01 genomic DNA carries:
- a CDS encoding phospholipase D-like domain-containing protein: MKKLKLLFISLIILSVVFLGTFKTVKSENTNEILISETFGGKQAILNELMKAKNELFINIYGFTDFDFIPPIINLAKQGVEVRVILEEAPYQSETQNFDIREMLKKYGIEVRWARPEFFLTHAKYVVIDDTEAIVLTGNFTYSSFAKNREFGLVTYNREDVETLKNLFNADWNRTNFTNTNPNVIVSPIDSREKIENALKSAKSSIKIWEQSISDQSIINILKEQKAKGVDVKILMPTSYAADAKKELGDSVLALPNPYIHAKTFIIDDTYAYIGSNNFTQPSLENERETALFTYNKDTINELELIWNWDLSHAIVP; the protein is encoded by the coding sequence ATGAAGAAACTAAAACTTTTGTTCATCTCCTTAATAATTTTATCTGTTGTATTTCTTGGAACTTTTAAGACTGTTAAATCAGAAAATACAAATGAAATTCTTATTTCAGAAACATTTGGCGGAAAGCAAGCAATTCTGAATGAATTGATGAAAGCAAAAAATGAGCTTTTCATTAATATCTATGGCTTTACAGACTTTGATTTTATTCCTCCTATAATAAATCTTGCAAAACAAGGAGTAGAGGTTAGGGTCATTCTCGAAGAAGCACCATATCAATCGGAAACCCAAAATTTCGATATAAGAGAAATGCTCAAAAAATATGGAATAGAAGTAAGATGGGCAAGACCTGAATTCTTCTTAACACATGCAAAATATGTTGTAATTGATGATACCGAAGCAATTGTCCTCACCGGGAATTTTACTTATTCAAGTTTTGCTAAGAATAGAGAATTTGGTCTTGTAACATATAATAGGGAAGATGTGGAAACCTTAAAAAACCTTTTCAATGCTGACTGGAATAGAACTAACTTTACAAACACAAATCCAAATGTTATTGTAAGCCCCATTGATTCAAGAGAAAAAATTGAAAATGCATTAAAAAGTGCAAAAAGTAGTATTAAAATTTGGGAACAAAGTATTTCTGACCAATCAATAATAAATATCCTCAAAGAGCAAAAAGCAAAAGGTGTTGATGTAAAAATTCTTATGCCAACATCCTATGCAGCAGATGCTAAAAAAGAACTTGGGGACTCTGTCCTCGCTTTGCCAAATCCGTATATCCATGCAAAGACATTCATCATTGATGATACATATGCCTATATCGGCTCTAATAACTTCACTCAGCCTTCACTTGAAAATGAAAGAGAAACAGCGCTTTTCACTTACAATAAAGATACTATTAATGAACTTGAACTTATTTGGAATTGGGACTTATCTCATGCAATAGTTCCATAA
- a CDS encoding extracellular solute-binding protein codes for MKKLIAVLAILVMVFTFVKVVPSVQAQNVKTIVVYVGKTTGTIDGKSTTLDQAPVIVNGRTLVPIRFISEAFGATVDWNGSTREATIKLLGNTIVLKIDSSTATVNGYTVYLDSPATIIKQTGRTVVPLRFVSDSLGADITWNATEKSVTVKFSEDWIKNPTEITFWHAMQAALGKALTKLIDEFNATHPRYKIVQTAVANYSSLQQKTTAAVASGQPPVLTQAYENWVANYMLGNLLTPMEKFVKDPSMGLSQADINDFFPIMWKDGYMPDGKMWMLPFNKSVEVMYYNVDMLKEAGFDHPPKTWDEFATMVKALTKTDGSQWGASLGADVDLWYSMVYAWGGRVLTDDYRNVLFDKDTNVLKAVEFMNDLYKNGYIHFTTGYNYQTDFGNKKCAFVFASVASYTYIDQAVAGKFKWSQAPIPAGPKGQYTSMYGTNVVIFGQKYSADVQRGAWEFVKWFDAPYQTARWSIDTGYLPVRKSALDLPVFKQFLSEHPERKAGLDSLNFAIVQPPTKEWNQARSDIGAELQKIYLQKISPADGIKELGQKLRSYIR; via the coding sequence ATGAAGAAACTGATTGCAGTACTTGCAATCTTAGTTATGGTCTTTACCTTTGTAAAGGTAGTTCCATCAGTTCAGGCACAGAATGTGAAGACCATTGTAGTTTATGTAGGAAAAACCACTGGCACAATCGATGGAAAATCTACGACTCTTGATCAGGCACCTGTTATCGTAAATGGAAGAACTCTTGTTCCAATTAGATTTATCTCAGAGGCATTTGGCGCAACAGTTGATTGGAATGGATCCACTCGTGAAGCAACAATTAAACTTCTTGGAAACACAATTGTCCTCAAGATTGATTCATCAACTGCAACTGTCAATGGTTATACAGTCTATCTTGATTCACCTGCAACAATCATTAAACAAACAGGAAGAACTGTTGTCCCTCTAAGATTTGTATCTGATTCACTTGGTGCAGATATTACGTGGAATGCAACTGAAAAATCTGTTACCGTTAAATTCTCTGAAGATTGGATAAAGAATCCAACTGAAATTACCTTCTGGCATGCAATGCAAGCAGCACTTGGGAAGGCACTTACAAAACTCATTGATGAATTTAATGCAACTCACCCAAGATATAAGATTGTTCAAACCGCTGTTGCAAACTACTCTTCTCTGCAACAAAAGACAACAGCAGCAGTTGCATCAGGTCAACCACCGGTTTTAACTCAGGCTTATGAAAACTGGGTTGCAAACTATATGCTTGGTAACCTTCTCACACCGATGGAGAAATTTGTAAAAGATCCTTCAATGGGGCTTTCACAAGCAGATATTAATGACTTCTTCCCAATCATGTGGAAAGATGGCTATATGCCAGATGGTAAGATGTGGATGCTGCCTTTCAATAAGAGTGTCGAGGTAATGTACTACAATGTAGATATGCTTAAAGAAGCAGGTTTTGATCACCCTCCAAAAACATGGGATGAGTTTGCAACTATGGTTAAGGCTCTTACAAAAACAGATGGCTCTCAGTGGGGTGCATCCTTAGGTGCTGACGTTGACCTTTGGTATTCAATGGTGTATGCATGGGGTGGAAGAGTTTTAACAGATGATTATAGAAACGTATTATTTGATAAGGATACAAATGTCTTGAAGGCAGTTGAATTCATGAACGATCTTTATAAGAATGGTTATATTCACTTTACAACAGGATATAACTACCAAACAGACTTTGGTAATAAGAAATGCGCATTTGTATTTGCTTCAGTTGCATCGTATACATATATAGATCAAGCGGTTGCGGGTAAATTCAAGTGGTCGCAAGCACCAATTCCAGCAGGACCAAAAGGTCAATACACTTCAATGTATGGTACGAACGTAGTTATTTTTGGTCAAAAATATAGTGCAGATGTCCAGCGTGGGGCTTGGGAGTTTGTAAAATGGTTTGATGCACCCTATCAAACAGCAAGATGGTCAATTGATACAGGATACCTCCCTGTTAGAAAATCTGCACTTGATCTTCCAGTGTTTAAACAATTCCTATCAGAGCATCCAGAAAGAAAAGCAGGACTTGATTCACTTAATTTTGCTATTGTTCAGCCACCAACAAAAGAGTGGAACCAGGCACGTTCCGACATTGGTGCAGAACTTCAAAAGATATATCTCCAAAAGATTTCTCCTGCAGATGGAATTAAAGAACTTGGCCAGAAGTTAAGATCATATATTAGATAG
- a CDS encoding carbohydrate ABC transporter permease → MEEAQVLAGLKRRKKILEYITSYGFITPALIILGVFAIFPTFYVFYLSLFDWSMIGGKTFIGLQNYLNLLIKPPYSQDFWHAALVTVEYVALQVPITMALSLFLATLLMKPIKFRSFFRLGIFVAYVTPLVATSIVWEWIFHPDYGILNSILKLLNLPPSPWLIGFPSALFAIVIYTVWHDLGYSTILFMAGLTAVSKELQEAAQIDGANAWGVFWHVTWPLLSPTTFYIFIISLIGAFRMFTPVLVLTQGGPYNSTTTIGYMLYREAFQYWKSGFASSIAVVLFGIIFSITLIQFRVTGRRVFYSEGTEGEE, encoded by the coding sequence ATGGAAGAAGCACAAGTACTTGCTGGTCTTAAAAGGAGGAAAAAAATCCTTGAATACATTACTAGTTATGGATTTATTACGCCTGCCCTAATCATCTTGGGAGTTTTTGCAATTTTTCCAACATTCTATGTATTTTATCTTTCTCTTTTTGATTGGTCGATGATAGGAGGAAAAACATTCATTGGTTTGCAAAACTATTTAAACCTTTTAATTAAACCTCCTTATTCCCAGGATTTTTGGCACGCAGCATTGGTTACAGTAGAGTATGTTGCACTACAAGTTCCAATTACTATGGCATTATCTCTTTTCCTTGCAACACTTTTGATGAAGCCCATAAAATTTAGGAGTTTCTTTAGGCTTGGAATTTTTGTTGCATATGTTACACCACTTGTTGCAACTTCAATTGTTTGGGAATGGATTTTTCACCCAGACTATGGAATCCTAAACTCAATTTTAAAATTACTCAATCTTCCACCTTCGCCATGGTTAATTGGCTTTCCTTCGGCACTTTTTGCAATTGTCATTTACACGGTTTGGCATGACCTGGGATATTCAACGATTTTATTTATGGCAGGCCTTACTGCTGTTTCAAAGGAATTACAGGAAGCAGCACAAATTGATGGTGCAAATGCATGGGGAGTATTTTGGCATGTAACGTGGCCTTTACTTTCACCGACAACCTTCTATATCTTCATAATCTCCTTAATAGGAGCATTCAGAATGTTTACGCCAGTCCTTGTTTTAACTCAAGGAGGGCCGTACAATTCAACGACAACTATAGGCTATATGCTCTACCGTGAGGCATTCCAATACTGGAAGTCAGGTTTTGCAAGTTCCATTGCTGTAGTTCTCTTTGGCATCATATTTAGTATCACTCTTATCCAATTTAGAGTAACAGGAAGAAGAGTTTTCTATTCAGAGGGAACGGAGGGTGAAGAATAA
- the udk gene encoding uridine kinase yields MKPTFIGIAGGTGSGKTTVAKIIQKSLGKDKTAIISMDSYYKDFPELTIEERKKLNYDHPSIFDIELLKKHLEDLKHGIPIKVPIYSFEKYARTGEFEDIYPKPIIIVEGILLFYYDEIRDFFSIKIFVDTDPDVRIIRRIERDVLERGRTLKSVINQYLETVRPMHIQFVEPTKQFADIIIPRGGKNEIAMDIILAKIKSILNQ; encoded by the coding sequence ATGAAACCGACATTTATTGGTATTGCAGGTGGCACAGGCTCAGGCAAAACAACTGTTGCAAAGATAATCCAAAAATCTTTGGGAAAAGATAAAACTGCAATCATTTCGATGGATTCATATTACAAGGACTTTCCAGAGTTAACAATCGAAGAAAGAAAGAAACTTAATTATGACCATCCATCAATTTTTGACATTGAACTTTTAAAAAAGCATCTTGAAGATTTAAAGCATGGAATCCCAATAAAAGTGCCTATTTACTCTTTTGAAAAATACGCAAGAACGGGGGAATTTGAGGATATCTATCCCAAGCCAATTATTATCGTTGAAGGTATTCTTCTTTTTTATTATGACGAAATAAGAGATTTCTTTTCAATCAAGATCTTTGTCGATACCGACCCTGATGTAAGAATTATAAGAAGAATTGAAAGAGATGTTCTTGAAAGAGGAAGAACCTTAAAATCAGTTATAAACCAGTATCTTGAAACAGTAAGACCAATGCATATCCAATTTGTAGAACCAACTAAACAGTTTGCAGATATTATTATTCCTCGTGGCGGCAAAAACGAAATTGCAATGGACATAATTCTTGCAAAGATTAAATCAATTTTAAATCAATAA
- a CDS encoding GTP-binding protein — protein sequence MSTINFAKREISFKIVYYGPAMSGKTTNLRHIYTTLPDKVKGDFTSIATETERTLFFDFLPLELGSIKGFTIRLSLYTVPGQYIYKLTRKSVLRATDGIVFVADSQIEKRQENIDSFQDMIENLIEFGENVETMPIILQYNKRDLPNILSIEELQQDLNKDNKYQYFEAIAQEGINVVETLKAITKLVVQKA from the coding sequence ATGAGTACAATCAATTTTGCAAAGAGAGAAATCTCTTTTAAGATAGTATATTATGGACCTGCAATGAGTGGAAAAACAACAAATCTCAGGCACATTTATACAACCCTGCCGGACAAAGTAAAAGGCGATTTTACAAGTATCGCAACCGAAACAGAAAGAACGCTTTTCTTTGATTTTTTACCCCTTGAACTTGGAAGCATCAAGGGTTTCACAATAAGACTAAGCCTTTATACTGTGCCTGGACAATACATCTATAAACTTACGAGAAAATCGGTTTTAAGAGCAACTGATGGGATTGTTTTTGTTGCTGATTCTCAAATTGAAAAGCGACAAGAAAACATTGATAGTTTTCAAGATATGATTGAAAACCTCATAGAATTTGGGGAAAATGTTGAAACGATGCCAATTATCCTTCAATACAATAAAAGGGATTTACCAAATATCCTTTCAATAGAAGAACTGCAACAGGATTTAAACAAAGATAACAAATACCAATATTTTGAAGCAATTGCGCAAGAAGGCATAAATGTAGTAGAAACTTTAAAGGCAATCACAAAACTTGTAGTCCAAAAGGCATAA
- a CDS encoding stalk domain-containing protein — translation MKKIIIILLTLIFLLTGASYTNAKEPIFTKPIGLYGGEIDKVVVSTNFSNDGIIFAGGPEGFYVSKDGAKTFNSINLSVGYNLTFEGINDFALSKDFSKDNTVYIGTKNGIYMTSDFGKSFKPYQMGIEATYITQLTSDPITNTLMAVSVSFEKRSDGKVLNTNLIMVNNGSSWKTVAKFTSEYVTAIATYNDNYFIGTEFGKFYKIDGTNKTLLYTVNSPITSISIKNNAYAFSTLGSGIYLSNDLKTFNQELNGNKIIGIKIDDLNNLYALSRTKKMFVKVNGSYTTYEIPVPSTNISFDVCADAIFIASYEYGIIKFDKASKTFSLSNTGITNINTTTLSFSPNYSTNKTVYLGTANNGLYVSRDGGKSFESIGNLDTHEILEVKEISNGTILIGTLGEGIFASTDAGKTFKQLDILKDHSVSVIYEYNKTLFIGTEDDGLYKSDLNLSNLEKIKDLYPYDLNINFVKGIGNYIFIATNGGNLYRSEDSGKTFKEIANNKFWGMSITGLDISKTFLSDGLVLVGTAAGEFISNDRGNTFMQIYDLGTTWADGVQISPNYASDGFMVVGAWGSSGTTYGNIYITKNRGLSYENIGFSLTNRYVINVFLSPDFYYGKSGSLFVLTSSGGLFRYSFETTPVEIILTVGKNEIIINSDKKTIDAAPYIKNGRTLVPIRFISEAFGATVEWNNTTKEVTIKYQNKTIILKIGSSYAIVNGKQTPIDIDPKVVPEITSGRTFVPIRFISETFGAKVEWDNITRQVRITLGG, via the coding sequence ATGAAAAAAATAATTATTATTTTATTAACTCTTATCTTTCTCCTAACAGGTGCATCTTACACTAACGCTAAGGAACCTATATTCACTAAACCTATTGGTCTTTACGGTGGCGAAATTGACAAAGTTGTCGTTTCAACAAACTTTTCAAATGATGGAATAATCTTTGCAGGTGGTCCTGAAGGATTTTATGTCTCGAAAGATGGTGCAAAAACTTTTAACTCTATAAACCTTTCCGTTGGATATAACTTAACGTTTGAAGGTATAAATGATTTTGCACTTTCAAAAGATTTTTCAAAGGACAACACGGTCTATATAGGAACAAAAAACGGCATTTATATGACAAGCGATTTTGGAAAATCTTTCAAACCCTACCAAATGGGCATTGAAGCAACCTACATTACTCAATTAACAAGCGACCCAATAACGAATACCCTTATGGCCGTTTCAGTGAGTTTCGAAAAACGAAGCGATGGAAAAGTTTTAAACACAAACTTGATTATGGTAAATAATGGATCTTCATGGAAAACAGTTGCAAAATTTACATCAGAATATGTCACCGCAATTGCAACATACAACGACAACTATTTTATCGGAACAGAATTTGGAAAGTTTTACAAAATTGACGGAACAAATAAAACTCTTCTTTATACTGTAAACTCGCCAATAACATCAATATCCATTAAAAATAACGCTTATGCATTTTCAACACTCGGAAGTGGGATTTATCTTTCAAATGATCTGAAAACATTCAATCAGGAATTAAATGGGAACAAAATTATTGGTATAAAGATAGATGACTTGAACAATCTTTACGCACTTTCACGAACTAAAAAAATGTTTGTCAAAGTTAATGGAAGTTATACAACTTACGAAATTCCAGTACCTTCAACCAATATCTCCTTTGATGTTTGTGCTGATGCTATTTTTATCGCTTCATATGAATATGGTATCATTAAATTTGACAAGGCAAGCAAAACTTTTTCACTTTCAAATACAGGAATAACTAATATAAATACGACAACTTTGAGCTTCTCACCTAATTATTCAACAAACAAAACCGTCTATCTTGGGACTGCAAATAATGGGTTATACGTTTCAAGAGATGGAGGTAAATCATTCGAAAGCATTGGCAATCTTGATACACACGAAATTCTTGAGGTAAAAGAGATTTCAAATGGGACAATTCTTATTGGAACACTTGGGGAGGGAATATTTGCTTCAACCGACGCAGGAAAAACTTTCAAACAACTCGACATTTTAAAAGATCACTCAGTTTCTGTTATTTATGAATATAACAAAACATTATTCATAGGGACAGAGGATGATGGCCTCTATAAATCGGATCTCAATCTTTCAAATTTAGAAAAAATAAAGGATCTTTATCCATATGACTTAAATATAAACTTTGTCAAAGGGATAGGCAATTATATTTTTATTGCAACGAATGGTGGAAACCTCTATAGGTCAGAAGACTCAGGTAAAACGTTTAAAGAAATTGCAAACAATAAATTCTGGGGAATGAGTATTACGGGGCTTGATATTTCAAAAACATTTTTAAGTGACGGGCTTGTTCTTGTCGGGACTGCAGCAGGTGAATTTATATCAAACGATAGAGGAAACACTTTTATGCAAATTTACGATCTTGGAACAACATGGGCAGATGGCGTTCAAATATCTCCAAACTATGCAAGCGACGGATTTATGGTTGTAGGTGCATGGGGATCATCTGGTACCACATACGGCAATATATACATAACTAAAAATAGAGGTTTAAGTTATGAAAATATTGGTTTTAGCCTAACTAATAGATATGTTATAAATGTATTTTTATCGCCTGACTTTTATTACGGCAAAAGTGGAAGCCTTTTTGTTCTAACCTCATCAGGTGGCTTATTCAGATATTCATTTGAAACTACTCCTGTTGAAATAATCCTTACAGTTGGAAAAAACGAAATCATTATAAATAGTGATAAAAAAACAATTGATGCGGCACCTTACATCAAAAACGGAAGAACTCTTGTCCCAATAAGATTTATCTCAGAAGCATTTGGCGCAACTGTTGAGTGGAACAATACAACTAAAGAGGTTACAATCAAATATCAAAATAAAACAATTATTTTAAAAATTGGAAGCTCATATGCAATTGTAAACGGAAAACAAACCCCAATAGATATTGACCCTAAAGTGGTTCCAGAAATTACAAGTGGAAGGACGTTTGTGCCTATAAGATTTATTTCAGAAACATTCGGGGCAAAGGTTGAATGGGATAACATAACAAGACAAGTAAGAATAACTTTAGGAGGCTAA
- a CDS encoding carbohydrate ABC transporter permease, with product MKINFKKSYFFSYLILAFVTIVMVFPFYWMIVTSLSKPENLFRYPPKLWPDFQWKNYIDMWKSNPQGVPWTRYILNTIFVATTTTLLSLFNSSLAGFAFARLKFPLKNQIFMLILGIMMIPGELMLIPNYLTLYRLNWLNSYQALIIPFGASVFGTFLTRQAFKQIPNELWEAAQIDGCSIGRFYFNIALPIIKPTLFALALFVFLGAWNAFLWPLIVNTDPRFMPLEVALYSFIGAESTNWQLLAAAATMATTPVLILFLIFQTQFIEGISRGAIKG from the coding sequence ATGAAAATAAATTTCAAGAAGTCGTATTTTTTTTCATACCTAATTCTTGCATTTGTAACAATTGTTATGGTGTTCCCATTTTATTGGATGATTGTAACATCTCTAAGCAAACCTGAGAACCTTTTTAGATATCCTCCAAAACTTTGGCCGGATTTTCAGTGGAAAAACTACATAGACATGTGGAAATCAAATCCCCAAGGCGTTCCTTGGACCCGTTATATTCTTAATACCATTTTTGTTGCAACCACTACAACTTTACTTTCCCTCTTCAACTCATCTCTTGCAGGTTTCGCATTTGCAAGGCTCAAATTTCCTCTTAAGAATCAGATCTTCATGTTAATCCTTGGCATTATGATGATCCCGGGAGAACTTATGCTTATCCCGAACTATTTGACACTTTATAGACTTAATTGGCTCAACTCATATCAGGCGCTAATAATACCATTTGGCGCAAGCGTATTTGGAACATTCCTAACAAGACAGGCATTTAAGCAAATACCAAACGAGTTATGGGAGGCAGCACAAATTGATGGATGCTCTATCGGAAGATTTTATTTTAATATTGCGCTACCAATTATTAAGCCAACTCTTTTTGCTCTTGCACTTTTTGTATTCCTTGGTGCATGGAACGCATTTTTGTGGCCTTTAATCGTAAATACAGATCCAAGATTCATGCCACTTGAAGTTGCACTTTACTCGTTTATTGGAGCAGAAAGTACAAACTGGCAATTGCTTGCAGCAGCGGCAACAATGGCTACAACACCAGTTTTGATTCTATTTCTCATATTCCAAACGCAATTCATCGAGGGAATTTCAAGAGGAGCAATCAAAGGATAA
- a CDS encoding roadblock/LC7 domain-containing protein, which produces MEGRLSKVQIVLNEEELKKIEELFGEYLVESEARDIVLLNKSGELLAKSGDITSDVAQNISALAAGVFSATNELARLLGEKEFTITFHQGQETNIHISLITQNALLAMIFDNKLPIGAIRFWAKKTGNEIKPIIEGAEKRAENQTQKVINEDVEKDIEDLF; this is translated from the coding sequence ATGGAAGGAAGACTTTCAAAAGTACAAATTGTTTTAAATGAAGAAGAACTCAAAAAAATAGAAGAATTATTTGGTGAGTATCTTGTCGAATCTGAAGCAAGGGACATCGTTCTTCTTAACAAAAGCGGCGAACTCCTTGCAAAAAGTGGAGATATAACTTCTGATGTTGCACAAAACATATCTGCACTTGCAGCAGGAGTATTCTCTGCAACAAATGAACTTGCAAGGCTTTTGGGTGAGAAGGAATTTACAATTACATTCCACCAAGGACAGGAAACAAACATTCACATATCCCTTATTACTCAAAACGCACTCCTTGCTATGATTTTCGACAATAAATTACCGATTGGCGCAATAAGATTTTGGGCAAAGAAAACAGGTAATGAAATAAAGCCAATAATCGAAGGTGCAGAAAAAAGAGCAGAGAACCAAACTCAAAAGGTTATAAACGAGGACGTAGAAAAGGATATTGAAGACCTATTCTAA